In the Dehalococcoidales bacterium genome, one interval contains:
- a CDS encoding cobalamin B12-binding domain-containing protein gives MANGRKIKVLLAKTGLDGHDRGIKVLTMGLRDEGMEVIYTGIRQTPEKVAQTAVQERVDVVGLSSLSAAHRHLFPRVVELLRERGGGDTLVIAGGIIPEEDVSFLKEKGIKAVFGPGTSVKAIADFIREHVKQPETEASKRN, from the coding sequence ATGGCTAATGGAAGAAAAATCAAGGTCTTACTGGCAAAAACGGGACTGGATGGACACGACCGCGGTATCAAGGTATTGACCATGGGGCTGCGGGATGAAGGTATGGAGGTAATCTATACCGGTATCAGGCAGACACCGGAGAAGGTAGCTCAAACGGCGGTTCAGGAGAGGGTGGACGTGGTCGGTCTGAGTTCTCTGTCGGCGGCGCACCGGCATCTCTTCCCGCGGGTAGTCGAGCTGCTGCGGGAAAGGGGGGGCGGTGATACACTGGTTATTGCCGGTGGTATCATCCCCGAAGAAGATGTTTCTTTTCTCAAGGAAAAGGGGATTAAGGCGGTATTTGGCCCGGGAACGTCAGTTAAAGCGATCGCCGATTTCATCAGGGAACACGTAAAGCAGCCTGAAACGGAAGCTTCTAAACGGAACTGA
- a CDS encoding methylmalonyl-CoA mutase family protein yields the protein MFDRKKLDEIEKKRKEWQEGPLKKSLERFGVDKSPNEFYSPLDIKDHDFLEKEGFPGTYPFTADIYPSAPPGSTHLPGSGHLMSGAGLVRAGQYSGYGTAEDTRDYYKNEIARGRRQGPNQAFDLPTQIGYDSDDSLVQGEVGKVGVAVDSLRDMEIIYEAFVGDMDLDKIASNWTINGPVNVILAMYIALAEKRGIPQGKLRGTPQNDILKEFIARGTYIFPVKPSMRMVRDTIVYCSENMPLMNTISICGNHMREQGATGVQTLAFTLCNLIAYIQIGIDAGLDVDEFVPRFSANHLSGSMDFFQEIALQRATRRLWARTIKERFGAKNPRTCLYRPSQWARQGDYSCTVPRPLNNFTRAVIGGIAGALSGGNPGVVPPYDEPLGLGWSREALQLNEDARRIIQYEAKLCDVTDPLAGSYYVESLTDKIEHEAEELIKKVDGMGGVVPAIENGFVQQEIARSAYEYQRQVESGERIIVGVNAFTGEQELEVLTNRLVPYPYDAEKRARAEERQIASLSEVKRNRNNQAVQQALGRIKEAAQDEKANLIPVFVEAVKEYATLGEICGVLRAVFGEYQFRD from the coding sequence ATGTTTGACCGGAAGAAGCTGGATGAGATCGAAAAAAAGAGAAAAGAGTGGCAGGAGGGGCCGCTAAAGAAGTCGCTGGAGCGCTTCGGCGTTGATAAAAGCCCTAACGAGTTCTATTCTCCGCTGGATATCAAAGACCATGATTTCCTGGAGAAAGAAGGCTTTCCGGGTACTTATCCTTTCACCGCTGATATCTATCCCAGCGCGCCTCCCGGCAGTACCCACCTCCCCGGCAGCGGGCACCTGATGAGCGGCGCCGGTCTGGTACGTGCCGGGCAGTATTCCGGATACGGTACCGCGGAAGATACGCGTGACTACTATAAAAACGAGATAGCCCGCGGACGGAGGCAGGGGCCGAACCAGGCCTTCGACCTGCCGACTCAGATTGGCTACGATTCTGACGACTCTCTGGTGCAGGGAGAGGTGGGCAAAGTGGGCGTGGCGGTGGACAGCCTGAGGGATATGGAGATAATCTATGAGGCGTTTGTCGGTGATATGGACCTGGATAAGATTGCCTCTAACTGGACGATAAACGGCCCGGTGAATGTTATCCTGGCGATGTACATTGCCCTGGCGGAGAAACGGGGAATCCCTCAAGGCAAGCTGAGAGGTACCCCCCAGAATGACATCCTGAAGGAGTTTATCGCGCGCGGCACTTACATCTTTCCGGTCAAACCGTCGATGAGGATGGTGCGGGATACCATTGTTTACTGTAGTGAGAACATGCCCCTGATGAACACCATCAGCATCTGTGGTAATCACATGCGGGAACAGGGAGCCACCGGTGTTCAGACGCTGGCGTTCACCCTGTGTAATCTCATCGCGTACATTCAGATCGGGATTGATGCCGGGCTTGATGTCGATGAGTTTGTCCCCCGCTTCAGCGCCAACCACCTCAGCGGGAGCATGGACTTTTTCCAGGAGATTGCTCTGCAGCGGGCCACCCGGCGGCTGTGGGCGAGGACGATTAAAGAGCGGTTCGGGGCGAAGAACCCCCGTACCTGCCTCTACCGTCCTTCCCAGTGGGCACGCCAGGGAGATTATAGCTGTACTGTGCCGCGCCCGCTGAATAACTTCACCCGGGCGGTAATCGGCGGTATTGCCGGTGCCCTTTCCGGCGGCAATCCCGGGGTTGTCCCGCCCTATGATGAGCCTCTGGGGTTGGGCTGGAGCCGGGAAGCCCTGCAATTAAACGAGGACGCGCGCCGTATTATCCAGTATGAGGCTAAATTATGTGATGTGACCGACCCGCTGGCCGGTTCTTACTATGTCGAATCGCTGACCGACAAGATAGAGCATGAGGCGGAGGAACTGATTAAGAAAGTGGACGGCATGGGGGGTGTGGTGCCGGCTATCGAGAATGGCTTCGTTCAGCAGGAGATAGCCAGGAGCGCTTACGAGTACCAGAGGCAGGTGGAGAGCGGGGAGAGAATAATAGTCGGCGTCAATGCCTTTACCGGTGAGCAGGAACTGGAGGTATTGACCAACCGGCTGGTACCGTATCCCTATGATGCGGAAAAGCGCGCCCGGGCTGAAGAAAGGCAGATAGCCAGTCTGTCCGAGGTAAAACGGAATCGTAATAATCAGGCGGTGCAACAGGCATTGGGACGAATAAAGGAAGCCGCCCAGGATGAGAAGGCGAACCTGATTCCTGTTTTTGTGGAGGCGGTCAAGGAGTATGCTACCCTGGGCGAAATCTGTGGCGTGCTGCGCGCTGTTTTCGGCGAGTATCAATTCAGGGACTAG